In Candidatus Binataceae bacterium, the genomic window CGCATCTGGCAATTTCAAAGCGTACGCGAAAGAACTTAGCGGCGGGCTTGCCGAGGGCAATCCCGCGACGAGCGAGAACTGATGTTTTTTGAAGGCGTTGCATGGGCGCAGGCTGCGGGCGGCGCGACGGCGGGTAGCACGGAGCAGACGATGCTCCAGACGGTGGTGCCGCTGGCGGCGATTTTCGCGGTCTTCTATTTCCTGTTGATTCGGCCGCAGACCAAGAAGGCGCAGGAGCACAGCAAGATGCTGGGCGAGCTCAAGCGCAACGACGAAGTGGTAACGACCGGCGGTATCGTCGGCAAGATCACCGAGCTCGGCGACAAGATCGTCACGGTGGAGATTGCGCCCAACGTGCGGATCCGCGTCGAGCGCTCGCAGATCTCGGGAATCTCCAACTACGGGAAGACCTCGTCAAAATCATCTTGAATTGAGCGAATTTGCGGCGCGCCTTTAAGTGGTGGCCGA contains:
- the yajC gene encoding preprotein translocase subunit YajC, whose amino-acid sequence is MFFEGVAWAQAAGGATAGSTEQTMLQTVVPLAAIFAVFYFLLIRPQTKKAQEHSKMLGELKRNDEVVTTGGIVGKITELGDKIVTVEIAPNVRIRVERSQISGISNYGKTSSKSS